From the Bacteroidia bacterium genome, one window contains:
- the lspA gene encoding signal peptidase II yields the protein MLKNLRILYVTAGLLILDQVTKLLVKGVNIPSLGISHYGMTYGESIQLIGDWLKITYIENPNMAFGIEVGGKLFLTIFAMLASVAIVYLLWKYRSERTAFRLSLALVLSGALGNLIDRTLYPVLYGTGSFFEGNVVDFINFDLFMINLGSSSFKFWPIFNVADAAVSIGVVLLLIVGFPHKAADADAAVHAQRNTTPDSQ from the coding sequence GTGCTGAAAAACCTGCGTATTCTGTATGTCACTGCTGGCCTCCTGATTCTCGATCAGGTCACCAAGCTGCTCGTCAAAGGTGTGAATATCCCATCGTTGGGCATTTCGCACTATGGGATGACTTATGGTGAGTCCATACAGCTCATTGGAGATTGGCTGAAGATTACCTACATCGAAAATCCGAATATGGCATTCGGCATCGAGGTGGGGGGGAAACTGTTTCTTACCATTTTCGCCATGCTCGCGTCCGTAGCCATCGTGTACCTGCTTTGGAAGTATCGCAGCGAACGCACCGCGTTCCGCCTGTCGCTCGCGCTCGTCTTGTCGGGCGCACTGGGAAATCTGATCGATCGCACACTCTATCCCGTGCTGTACGGCACCGGTAGCTTTTTTGAAGGGAATGTCGTGGACTTCATCAATTTTGATCTTTTCATGATCAATCTCGGTTCATCGTCCTTCAAGTTCTGGCCCATTTTCAATGTGGCGGATGCCGCCGTATCGATCGGTGTTGTGCTGTTGCTCATCGTGGGCTTTCCGCATAAAGCAGCGGACGCGGACGCAGCCGTACACGCGCAGCGGAATACCACGCCTGATTCACAGTGA
- a CDS encoding RluA family pseudouridine synthase — translation MNDDISPDLDDLPVSEDDDAAAVTVYELRSAAGARRVRLDQFIVRSVENASRTRVKSLVEAGGVEINGRVVLKPGRLVIPGDLVRCTIPKPPPPDIVAEDIPLDIVFEDESIIIVNKPAGMVTHPAFANYTGTLVNALLYHTRELSLERGEERAGILHRLDKDTSGLLAVAKTDFAHQYIAKQFAAHDIEREYQAIVWGSMPEKRGRISAPLARHPSDRKKMAVVEGGKEAITGYEVLRDFGFMSHIRLKLETGRTHQIRVHLASLRHPVFGDPTYGGRRILYGNITARYKQLISELLELLPRQALHARTLGFRHPVSREIVRFECPLPDDIAKALTMLEEFSAEYT, via the coding sequence ATGAACGACGATATCTCGCCGGATCTCGACGACCTTCCTGTTTCCGAAGATGACGATGCCGCAGCGGTAACGGTGTACGAACTCCGCTCAGCGGCAGGGGCCAGGCGCGTGCGCCTGGATCAGTTTATCGTGCGGAGTGTGGAGAACGCATCGCGGACACGCGTGAAATCGCTTGTGGAGGCGGGTGGTGTGGAGATCAACGGACGCGTGGTGCTCAAACCTGGGCGTCTCGTCATTCCCGGCGATCTGGTGCGTTGCACGATTCCCAAACCACCTCCACCCGACATCGTCGCGGAGGATATCCCGCTGGACATTGTGTTCGAGGATGAGTCCATCATCATCGTCAACAAGCCCGCCGGCATGGTGACGCATCCGGCGTTCGCCAATTACACCGGTACGCTGGTGAATGCCTTGTTGTATCACACGAGAGAATTATCCCTCGAACGCGGTGAAGAGCGCGCAGGTATCCTGCATCGTTTGGACAAGGATACTTCCGGACTCCTGGCGGTGGCGAAAACCGATTTTGCCCATCAGTATATCGCAAAACAATTTGCCGCGCACGACATCGAAAGAGAATATCAGGCAATCGTGTGGGGTAGTATGCCGGAAAAGCGAGGACGCATAAGCGCACCTCTCGCGCGTCACCCCAGTGATCGAAAAAAAATGGCGGTGGTGGAGGGGGGAAAGGAAGCGATCACCGGGTATGAGGTGTTACGGGATTTCGGCTTCATGTCGCATATTCGATTGAAACTGGAAACCGGGCGCACGCATCAGATTCGTGTCCACCTCGCTTCCTTGCGTCATCCGGTATTCGGCGACCCCACCTACGGTGGCCGCAGGATTCTCTACGGCAATATCACCGCTCGCTACAAGCAGCTGATCAGCGAGTTGCTCGAGCTGTTGCCGCGGCAGGCGCTGCACGCACGCACCCTCGGTTTCAGGCATCCCGTTTCGAGGGAAATTGTCCGCTTTGAGTGTCCGTTGCCCGATGATATCGCGAAGGCCCTGACGATGCTCGAGGAATTCTCGGCGGAGTACACGTGA
- a CDS encoding MBOAT family protein, whose product MLFNSLDFAIFLPIVFFLYWFAAGRNLRVQNAIVICASFVFYGWWDWRFLSLIVFSTAVDYTAGRALGWTENARSRRILLLTSVIINLGLLSVFKYYNFFIESFASAFSVFGLAFSASSLNVILPVGISFYTFQTMSYTIDVYRRNIEPTKDWIALTAYVSFFPQLVAGPIERARSLLPQFLRERRFDGASASEGLRQILWGLIKKMVIADNCAAYADMIFGSPETYSGSTLLLGSLFFAFQIYGDFSGYTDIATGTAKLFGITLSKNFAYPYFSRSIPEFWRRWHISLSTWFRDYVYIPLGGGRDGAWNRIRNMLVVFVLSGLWHGANWTYVLWGIFNALLFIPSRLRQPEKHQLSIVAAGRVLPSFPDAVKLLGTFFLTLIAWVIFRSETVSSAMIYFHGMFSSSLFTVPHFVGMGKAAVVLSLTLGFLVVEWFGRENDFAIQHAFIHRSRALRWGLYILLVTVVFLFSGQEQEFIYFQF is encoded by the coding sequence ATGCTGTTCAATTCGCTTGATTTTGCGATTTTCCTTCCCATCGTTTTTTTTCTCTACTGGTTCGCCGCGGGGCGCAATCTCCGGGTGCAGAATGCCATCGTCATTTGCGCAAGTTTCGTTTTTTATGGTTGGTGGGATTGGCGTTTTCTTTCACTGATCGTCTTCAGCACCGCGGTGGATTATACAGCTGGACGGGCTTTAGGGTGGACGGAAAATGCGCGTTCGAGGAGAATTCTCCTTCTTACCAGCGTGATAATAAATCTGGGTTTACTTTCGGTATTCAAGTACTATAATTTTTTTATCGAGAGTTTTGCAAGCGCATTCAGTGTGTTCGGTCTCGCTTTCTCGGCTTCGTCCCTCAACGTGATTCTCCCCGTGGGCATCAGCTTCTACACGTTTCAGACCATGAGTTACACCATTGATGTGTACAGGAGAAACATCGAGCCGACGAAGGACTGGATAGCGCTCACCGCGTACGTCAGCTTTTTTCCGCAGCTGGTAGCGGGACCGATCGAGCGCGCACGCAGTCTGCTTCCGCAGTTTCTCCGCGAGCGGCGGTTCGACGGTGCTTCGGCATCCGAAGGTCTGAGGCAAATACTCTGGGGATTGATCAAGAAAATGGTCATCGCCGATAATTGTGCCGCGTATGCAGATATGATCTTCGGTAGTCCGGAGACATATTCCGGAAGCACGCTGCTTTTGGGCTCGCTGTTTTTCGCGTTCCAGATTTACGGTGACTTCTCAGGGTACACGGACATCGCCACCGGTACTGCGAAGCTCTTCGGGATCACGCTGTCAAAGAATTTCGCGTATCCGTATTTTTCCCGCAGTATCCCGGAGTTCTGGCGACGATGGCACATATCCCTTTCCACGTGGTTTCGGGATTATGTCTATATCCCTCTTGGAGGCGGAAGAGACGGCGCTTGGAATAGGATCAGAAATATGCTCGTTGTCTTTGTGCTCAGTGGCTTATGGCATGGCGCGAATTGGACATACGTACTCTGGGGTATTTTCAATGCGCTGTTGTTCATACCCTCACGCTTGCGTCAGCCGGAGAAGCACCAGCTTTCTATCGTAGCGGCCGGACGTGTATTGCCGTCATTTCCAGATGCGGTCAAACTTCTGGGCACCTTCTTTCTTACGTTGATCGCCTGGGTGATCTTCCGATCGGAGACAGTCAGCTCTGCGATGATCTATTTTCATGGTATGTTCTCCTCGTCCTTATTCACTGTACCCCATTTCGTGGGCATGGGCAAGGCAGCGGTTGTTCTCTCGTTGACCTTGGGATTTCTCGTCGTCGAGTGGTTCGGTCGGGAGAATGATTTCGCAATACAACATGCATTCATACACAGATCGCGCGCACTCCGATGGGGTCTCTACATCTTGCTTGTTACCGTCGTATTTCTTTTTTCAGGCCAGGAACAGGAATTTATCTATTTTCAATTCTGA
- the speB gene encoding agmatinase, with product MKALGLEDNFLGIEEQYSTLETSQVAILQAPYEATVSYGKGTGLGPAALLEASHYVEFWDQEFHRELCFDVGIATLPAPDFGGTTGRDMLDILEAQVTALLDLGKFVVTLGGEHSISTAPIAAHFRKYPAMSILQIDAHSDLRVEYEGSPWSHASVMARVIEFFPPGRLVQTGIRAQCREEYETIRSRGIHTFFAGDIRRGRYGQSWKERVLDALGDQVYITFDVDGLDPSVLLATGTPEPGGLLWDETIELLTMVGATKRIVGFDVVELAPRSDLPYSSFVAAKLTYKMLNAAFAGR from the coding sequence ATGAAGGCACTAGGGCTAGAGGATAATTTTCTTGGAATAGAAGAACAATACTCCACTTTGGAGACATCACAGGTTGCCATTCTCCAGGCCCCGTACGAGGCGACAGTTTCCTACGGTAAAGGTACGGGACTGGGGCCTGCCGCTTTGCTCGAGGCGTCGCATTATGTGGAATTCTGGGACCAGGAGTTCCATCGCGAACTGTGTTTCGATGTCGGTATCGCGACATTGCCGGCTCCCGACTTCGGCGGGACAACGGGCCGCGACATGCTGGACATACTCGAAGCCCAAGTCACTGCCCTCCTCGACCTCGGCAAATTCGTTGTGACGCTTGGAGGGGAACACTCCATTTCGACCGCTCCCATCGCCGCACATTTTCGTAAGTATCCGGCGATGAGCATTCTTCAAATAGACGCGCATTCGGATCTGAGAGTGGAGTACGAGGGATCACCATGGTCGCATGCCTCCGTGATGGCGCGCGTCATCGAATTCTTTCCGCCTGGGCGGTTGGTACAGACGGGAATTCGTGCACAGTGCAGGGAAGAATACGAGACAATCCGGTCGCGAGGCATTCACACGTTTTTCGCAGGCGACATCCGCCGGGGTCGCTATGGGCAATCCTGGAAGGAACGTGTGCTCGATGCGCTCGGCGACCAGGTGTATATCACCTTCGATGTGGACGGGCTGGATCCGTCGGTTCTGCTCGCGACGGGAACGCCAGAACCTGGCGGCTTGCTCTGGGACGAAACGATAGAATTACTGACGATGGTTGGAGCGACAAAGCGCATTGTGGGCTTCGATGTCGTGGAACTCGCACCCCGCAGTGATCTTCCCTACTCGTCTTTCGTTGCGGCGAAACTCACCTACAAAATGCTCAACGCCGCATTTGCGGGAAGGTAG
- a CDS encoding class I SAM-dependent methyltransferase, with protein MRDAELFDYFEERSGADRDSTRRIQQGVFHAARISSADLVLDVGSGGGWLADECLSHSLRPPVLVDLGIANLRKLRAKLGTSAILVAADAYHLPFRDGSFNCVIASEVLEHLNEPAVVLNEARRVLRGDGRIIASTPYKEKLRYSLCIHCNTPTPMNAHLHSFDETRHTGMMRDAGFDAVRCTLLVNKLLLYSRISLLLSFLPFRLWRCVDAMVNLLLRKSAIIIVSARSLTTSSSNRPST; from the coding sequence ATGCGCGACGCGGAACTGTTCGATTATTTCGAAGAGCGCAGCGGCGCGGATCGGGATTCGACACGGCGGATACAGCAGGGCGTCTTTCATGCCGCGCGGATTTCCTCCGCCGACCTGGTACTCGACGTCGGCAGTGGTGGCGGCTGGCTGGCTGATGAATGCCTGTCGCACAGCCTGCGTCCCCCGGTACTTGTGGACCTCGGCATCGCAAATCTCCGCAAGCTGCGAGCGAAGCTGGGCACGTCGGCGATACTCGTCGCCGCGGACGCATACCATCTCCCGTTTCGTGACGGCAGCTTCAACTGTGTCATCGCCTCGGAAGTCCTGGAACATCTGAACGAACCCGCCGTCGTTCTGAACGAGGCCCGCCGTGTTCTTCGCGGTGACGGGCGCATCATTGCCAGTACCCCGTACAAGGAGAAACTTCGGTATTCCCTGTGCATACATTGCAATACGCCCACCCCCATGAATGCCCATCTGCACAGCTTCGACGAGACCCGTCACACAGGAATGATGCGTGACGCCGGCTTCGACGCCGTGCGTTGCACACTCCTCGTGAACAAACTCCTGCTGTACTCACGGATCTCGTTGCTGCTCTCCTTCCTCCCTTTCCGCCTCTGGCGTTGCGTCGACGCTATGGTTAATTTACTCTTGCGTAAAAGCGCGATAATTATTGTCAGCGCCCGTTCGCTGACGACCAGCTCTTCGAATCGTCCATCAACATAA
- a CDS encoding alpha-amylase family glycosyl hydrolase produces MRVYHASIESDRHIRAVCSDPPVHLRVSDVLLAPAAEVKRVQVEDHSLIIETGPLRADKNYSLMLRGVGMTPVDPGPWLHRQTPAGPLGCRVEQDVQIFRLFAPRASSVRLLLYDRISDTSGDSWAMQRRADGVWEATVPLDQSEQYYAFSIDGPRGEGEMFNPRIPVADPYAQAVVSMNTFRHESKAVLPSALPVYDWEGDSFKAPAVEDLIIYEMHVRDMTMHPSSGIAPELAGSYKALTIDGARGGVAHLRALGVNAVELLPCQQFAWLEPPYLRHVGEVYNHWNPWERNHWGYMTSYYFTPEPRYASGANLEAGEWNDVALRHITEFKDMVKTFHRASLAVILDVVFNHTSQYDYQPLKYIDRKYYYHLDQHGQHISKSGCGNDVATSRPAVRKLIVDSILHWMREYHIDGFRFDLGAMIDDETLLHVREEARRINPDVILIAEPWGGGRYDPAGFSRKEYASWNDIFRNGVKGSDPLNHTGYIFGHWGGASSEDFGMWMLGCVQSKSGPFLSHAHSVNYLESHDGYTLADFIRIATGSARPGQRIEDVAAYRRLSGLSLAISRLGAMMLFTSRGAVMLHAGQEFGRGKLIADHGVPDVVPHVIDHNSYEKDDETNWLDYGYAADNAELFEYYRGLIAIRNEHAELHRSEIDRYRFLAANIPIAGGFEIMDEGGEVLLVVLINANHELAARYDLGHKRAWQVLADAGQAAPSALRLLDAQHVVVQPCSGMILCRD; encoded by the coding sequence ATGCGCGTTTACCACGCTTCCATCGAGTCTGACCGTCATATTCGCGCGGTCTGTTCCGATCCTCCGGTACATCTTCGCGTTTCGGATGTTCTGCTCGCGCCCGCTGCCGAGGTGAAGCGTGTGCAGGTCGAAGATCACTCGCTCATCATCGAGACAGGACCGCTGCGTGCGGATAAAAATTACTCGTTGATGCTCCGTGGCGTCGGCATGACCCCCGTGGATCCCGGGCCATGGTTACACAGACAAACGCCTGCGGGACCTCTGGGCTGTCGAGTGGAACAAGACGTACAAATCTTTCGTCTCTTCGCTCCGCGTGCGTCATCCGTTCGGTTGCTGCTCTACGACAGGATTTCCGATACATCCGGCGATTCGTGGGCGATGCAGCGTCGCGCAGACGGCGTCTGGGAGGCGACGGTACCGCTCGATCAAAGCGAGCAATACTACGCCTTCAGCATTGACGGACCTCGGGGAGAAGGGGAGATGTTCAATCCTCGGATTCCCGTTGCCGATCCGTACGCGCAGGCGGTGGTGTCTATGAACACATTTCGCCATGAATCCAAAGCGGTGCTTCCGTCAGCGCTTCCCGTGTACGACTGGGAGGGAGACTCGTTCAAGGCGCCGGCTGTGGAGGATCTGATTATCTACGAGATGCACGTGCGGGACATGACGATGCATCCATCCAGCGGCATTGCCCCCGAACTGGCCGGCAGCTACAAGGCTCTGACGATAGATGGCGCCCGGGGAGGGGTGGCGCATCTTCGTGCCCTGGGTGTCAATGCGGTGGAACTCCTGCCCTGCCAGCAATTTGCCTGGCTGGAACCTCCGTATCTGCGTCATGTCGGCGAGGTGTACAATCACTGGAACCCCTGGGAGCGCAATCACTGGGGGTACATGACTTCCTATTACTTCACTCCGGAACCGCGCTACGCCAGCGGCGCCAACCTCGAAGCAGGGGAATGGAACGACGTCGCCTTGCGTCACATCACCGAATTCAAGGACATGGTCAAAACGTTTCATCGCGCAAGTCTGGCGGTGATTCTCGATGTCGTGTTCAATCACACTTCACAATACGACTATCAGCCGCTGAAATACATTGACCGGAAGTACTATTACCATCTTGACCAGCATGGTCAGCATATCAGTAAAAGCGGCTGCGGCAATGATGTAGCCACCAGCCGGCCCGCTGTTCGGAAGCTCATCGTGGACAGCATCCTGCATTGGATGCGTGAGTATCATATCGATGGATTCCGCTTTGATCTCGGTGCCATGATTGACGATGAAACCTTGCTGCACGTGCGGGAAGAAGCGCGTCGCATCAATCCCGATGTCATACTGATTGCCGAACCCTGGGGCGGGGGACGCTACGATCCTGCCGGTTTCTCACGCAAGGAGTATGCTTCGTGGAATGATATCTTCCGCAACGGGGTTAAAGGATCCGATCCGCTGAATCACACCGGCTACATATTCGGGCACTGGGGCGGCGCCTCATCAGAGGATTTCGGCATGTGGATGCTCGGCTGCGTTCAGAGTAAAAGCGGCCCGTTTCTGTCGCATGCCCACAGTGTCAACTATCTCGAGTCCCATGACGGGTATACGCTGGCGGATTTTATCCGCATTGCGACAGGAAGCGCCAGGCCCGGCCAACGAATCGAGGACGTCGCTGCGTATCGGCGTCTCTCCGGCCTTTCCCTTGCGATCAGTCGGCTCGGGGCGATGATGCTTTTTACCAGTCGCGGTGCGGTGATGCTGCACGCAGGACAGGAATTCGGACGCGGAAAGCTGATTGCCGACCACGGGGTACCCGATGTCGTTCCGCACGTCATCGACCACAACAGCTATGAAAAGGATGACGAGACCAACTGGTTGGACTATGGATACGCAGCCGACAATGCGGAGTTGTTCGAATACTACCGCGGACTGATCGCCATTCGTAACGAACACGCGGAACTGCATCGTTCAGAAATCGACCGCTACCGTTTCCTTGCCGCAAACATTCCTATCGCCGGGGGCTTCGAAATCATGGACGAGGGCGGCGAGGTCCTCCTCGTGGTACTCATCAATGCCAATCATGAACTCGCAGCCCGCTACGATCTCGGGCATAAACGCGCCTGGCAAGTCCTTGCCGATGCCGGACAGGCCGCACCCAGCGCATTGCGCCTTCTCGATGCGCAACACGTCGTGGTGCAGCCGTGCAGCGGAATGATTCTGTGTCGTGATTGA